The nucleotide sequence CGACGTTCAACGGCGCGAACTTCCTCAAGCGCATCGACGGCGGCGCGTTTGAGGTGACCGACCAGTCCGGCGCCGCGATCTTCGGAAAGAGCGGTTCGATCACAGGCTCTGCGCTCGAAGGGTCGAACAGCGACATCGCCGACGAGTTCACCAAGCTGATCGTGACGCAGCAGGCCTACTCTGCGAACACCAAGGTCATCACGACAGCAAACACCATGGCGCAGGATCTGCTGAACGTGCTGCGATAGTCGCGAGCGTACCGTCGCGTGATGCGACCTGAGATGGGCAGTATGTTATGGGTCTGAGCCAAGCTCTATCAACCGCGATGTCCGGCCTGCGGGCGAACCAGGCAGCGATGTCGCTGGTTTCGTCCAACGTCGCGAATGCTGAAACACCGGGTTACGTCCGCAAGACGACCAACCAGGTGCAGATGTCGACCGGCACCGGCGTCCAGACCATCGGCGTCAACCGGACACTCAACGAATATATCCAGGCCCAGCTGCGGACCGAAACGTCGGGCGCGTATTATGCGAGCACGCGCGCGAGCTTCCTGAACAATCTGCAAAGCATTTACGGCGATCCAGGCTCCTCATCGACGCTGGAAGGGAGCTTCAATGCACTGACTTCGGCGCTTCAGGCGCTCTCGACCAGCCCGGACTCCCAGTCGACGCGGATCGGCGTGATCAACGCTGCGCAGTCGATGGCGCAGCAGTTGAATGCAACATCGCAGGGTATCCAGGGATTGCGCAATAGCGCCGAGTTGGGGCTGACCAATGCCGTGTCGGTGGCCAACAACGCATTGACCCAGATCGCCAGCATCAACAGGCAGCTGCAGGGCAACCCCGGGCAAGATGCGTCGACTGCCGCGATGCTCGACCAGCGCGATCAGTACATCACGCAGCTATCGCAACTGATGGACGTGCGTGTCGTGCCGGGGAACGGCGATCAGGTTTCCGTCTACACGATGTCGGGCGTACAGCTCGTCGGCGGCTCCGACGCGGCGCAATTGTCGTTCAATGCTCAAGGCACAGTGACGCCGAATACGCAATGGAATGCCGATCCAGCCAAGAGCTCGCTCGGCTCGATTTCCATCAGCTACGCGAACGGCGGAAGCATTGATCTGATCTCGAGCGGTTCGATTCGCTCGGGGGCGATCGCGGCCTATCTCGAACTGCGCGACAAGTCGCTGGTGCAGGCGCAGGCACAGGTCGATCAGCTCGCCGCGGCGATGGCCAGCGCGCTGTCCGACAGGACGACAAGCGGTACGGCATATCCGCCGGCGACGCCCGCTCCACCACCCGGCACGCCAGCCGGTTTCGATCTCGACTTGTCAGGCCTTCAGTCCGGCAATGTCGTGAATTTCACCTACACAGATACGATCACCAACACCCAGCACAGCATCTCTATCATCCGTGTTGACGATCCGAGCGTGCTGCCGCTGAAAGACAATGCAACGATCGATCCGAAGGACAAGGTGCTCGGCGTCGATTTTTCCGGCGGCATGGCGTCGGTCCTGACGCAGCTCAATGCGGCGTTCGGAAGTGCGGGCGTTCAATTCTCGAATCCGTCGGGATCGACGCTGCGCGTGCTCGACGACGGCGCGGGCGGTATGGCTGACATCAATGCGGCGTCGGTGACGAAGACGGCGACCTCACTGAGTGGCGGCGGACCGGAGCTGCCGTTGTTCACCGATGGCGGACATGTCTATTCCGGTACGATCACCGCAACGGGCTCGCAGCAGACGGGTCTTGCCGGACGTATCACCGTCAACTCGGGATTGCTGGCCGATCCATCGCGCCTCGTCGTCTACGGTCCGGGAACACCTGCTGGCGACACCACGCGTTCGGATTACATTCTGTCGCAATTGAAGTCGGGCAGCTTCAGTTACTCGGCCTCGACCGGCGTCGGATCGAACGCTACGCCCTACAAGGGCACGCTGCTCGGTTTCACGCAACAGTTCACGAGTTTGCAGGGCAATGTTGCGGCATCGGCGCAACTGCTCTCCGACGGTCAGGACGTCGTGCTCAACACGTTGCAGAAGAAAATGGATTCGGTGTCGGGCGTCGATATCGACGAGGAAATGGCCAACCTGCTGGCGTTGCAGAATGCCTACTCGGCGAACGCGCGGGTGATGTCCACCATCAACACGATGTTCCAGTCATTGATGCAGGTAATATGAGGGTCGCATGACTATCGAGGGCGTTAGCGGCCGGACATCCTATCTCGGCTCGGCGATCATCAATCTCAAGGGCCAGCTCGATACCCTGACGCAGCAGCTTGCGTCCGGAAAGAAGTCGATCACCTATGCAGGTCTCGGCGTCGATGCGGGTGTGGCGACGGGCTTGCGCTCGCAGATTTCCGGCATCGCCAGCTTTTCGAACACCGCAACGGTGCTCAATACGCGCATCAACATTGCAAACCTGTCGCTGGAAGGCATCAGCAGCGCGAGCAGTCAGGTCAAGGCAGCTGCGGCCGGCGCCACACTGACGCTGGACAATGCCGGCAAGACCGCCGGTCAGAAAACCGCGATGGCGGCGTTCACGCAGGCGATTGCGCTGCTCAATACCGAAGTCGGCGGCCGCTATCTTTTCTCCGGCCGCGCCACCGACACGCCGGCAACGCAACCCGCCGATGTCATCCTCAAGGGCAGCGGGACTCAGGCCGGATTGAATCAACTGATCGACGAGCGCGGTCAGGCCGACGGCACCACGGGATTGGGCCGCCTCGTGATTACGTCGCCGTCGCCGACATCGGTGACCATCGGCGAAGATTTCGCCGGCTCGCCGTTCGGGCTGAAGCTGAGCGCCATCACGTCGACGTTGACCGGCGCGACGGTCACCGGTCCCGCGCCTCCGGCGGCGCCTCCCGGCGCGCCGTCCGAAATGTCCGTTGATCTCGGCGCGACCAATCCGGCCGATGGCGAGAAGGTCAGGTTTACATTCACTCTTCCCGACGGAACGTCGGAGACGATCGAACTTATGGCCTCGACGACGACTCCGACACCAGTGGGCAGCTTCGCGATCGGTGCGGATTCGACCGCCACAGCGGCCAACCTCAATGCGGCGCTCAACACGGCAGTCGGCACGCTGGCAAATACGTCACTGGTGGCCGCGTCAGCGATCACGGCATCGGACAATTTCTTCAGTTCGTCGCCGCCGTTGCGTGTCGGTGGTCCTCCGTTCAATACCGCGACGGCGCTCGTGAACGGCACGCCGGCCAACACCGTTTCCTGGTATATCGGTGAAAGCGGTACCGATCCGGCGCGCGGAACCGCAGTGGCAGGTGTCGATCAGTCGATCAGCGTTCAGTATGGCGCGCGCGCCAATGAACATGCGTTCGTCGCAGCGCTGAAGAACATCGCGGTCTATGCCGCGGTGACGACGAATGCGAGCAACCCGAACGCGAACGGACAATTGACTGCGCTGAACTCGCGTATCGTCGATAATCTCGCTGTGCATCCGGGGACGCAGTCGATTCAGGATATTCAGGCGGATTTCGCCGGTGCGCAGGCGGCGATCAAGACGGCGAAGGACAGGCAGATCCAGACGGGAGCGGTCGCCCAGTCGATGCTGGACTCGATCCAGGGCATCAACGACAACGAAGTTGCCGCCAAGATCCTCGCCTTCCAGACCGCCCTGCAGGCGTCGTATCAGACGACTGCATCGCTCTATCAAATGAGCCTGGTGAAGTTCCTGTAGGACCGGCAGGTATCTTCACGCCGGCGGGCGATCGTCTCGCGATTATCCCCGAGAACGAAAACCCATCCGACAACGAAAAAGGCCTCCTTCTGGAGGCCTGTTCGTATGCAGGTCTGCGTGTGGTGTCAGGCGGCGCTGCTGAAGCCGGCTTCGATCGTTCCCGCATTCTGGCCACGGGCCTGATCGATCAGCCGCTTCTCGTAAGCGATCAGCTTCTTGGATTCTTTCAATGCTCTATAGTAGTCGCCGCTTAAGATGTAGTTATTGATTTCCTCAACCATGCTGGCAGCGCTTGGCACTGCGCTCAGGAAATCGCGCATCACGTCGAAATACACCGCGTGGTGTTCCTGCGGGTCGTGCGAAATATACATCAGCTGGACCGCCAGATAGATCAGCTTGGCCGGCGTGTCGGCATTGTCCGGTGTCAGGATATCTTTCTCTCGCAAGACCGGCAGCCTCTCTCCTTCGATCAGGAATTTTGCGCGCTGATCGGTATTTGTGATGACGCACGAGCCGACAATAATCTTCTCGTGCGGCTTGAGTTCGACCTTCAAAGCCATGGCGGTTCTCCCGTGCGCGCCGGTTTCAATCGGATCCGGCAAGTGGGGCGATCCTTTCGCTTTATGGTTAACGCGAGGTAAACGCCGACCTCGCTCCACAGCGATCGGTTTTAAGAAATACCCTTGTCAGATCAGCACAATCGTGAATTGCCGCGCGGCATCCGCCGCGCCGTGATCCGGACACTTGGACCGGTCCGGTTCATATCTTTTTAGATTGTTGCTTCCAATGTGGGTCGGCTCGCTGATCGAAATCGGCGACACGCTTGTACACGTTGCGTAACACCAGAAAGGTAGTTCCATGTCCGGTATCGTTCTCTCGTCGTCGGTTCGTCAGAACCTGCTCTCGCTCCAGTCGACCGCTGATCTTCTGTCCACCACCCAGACCCGCCTTGCCACCGGCAAGAAGGTCAACACCGCTCTCGACAATCCGACCAACTTCTTCACTGCCGCCGGCCTCGATGCCCGCGCCAGCGACATCAACAACCTCCTCGACGGCATCGGCAACGGCGTGCAGGTCATTCAGGCCGCCAACACCGGCATCTCCTCGCTGCAGAAGCTGGTCGATACCGCGAAGTCGATCGCCAACCAGGCGCTGCAGACCCCCGTCGGTTACACCAAGTCGTCCGTGACGTCGCTTGCGACCACCGGCGCGACCGCTTCCAACCTGCTCGGCAATCCCGATACGGCCGCTACAAGGTCTGGCACCGTAGTTGCCACCCTCGCGACCGGTTCGGACTTGAGCGCTGCGGCCGGCGGCGGTTTTGCCAACGGCGATACGCTCATCGTCAACGGAAAGACGATCACGTTCGCCACGGGTGGTGTTGGTGCAGCCGCATCGACGACCGACGCAACAACTGGAAACGTCACCATCAACCTGGCCAATGGTGCCGGTCCGGCCAATACAACGACGGCGACGCTGAAGTCCGCCATCGAAGGCATCGTCGGCGCCGGCAGCACGTTCACCATCGCTGCGAACGTTGCTACGATTACCGCCGGTAACACGACCGACAGCATCGTCCTTGGCGGTAGCGCGCTGAGCAAGCTCGGCCTCACCGCCGGCACCACGGCACCGACCTCCACGGTGACGGGCAAGACGCTGACCATCGGCGCAACCGGCGGCGGCACTGCAACCAACATCACCTTCGGTACGGGGACTGGTCAGGTTTCGACCCTGAACCAGCTCAATGCGGCTCTGTCGGCGAACAACCTGCAGGCGTCGATTGACACCACTGGCAAGATCTCCATCACCACCTCCAACGATGCCGCGTCAGCGAACATCGGAACCATCGGCGGCACGGCGGCGGCGTTTGCCGGTGCGACAGCCGCTGCGGCGGTTGCGGATCCGAACTCGCAGGCGACTCGTACCAGCCTGGTGAACCAGTACAACAACGTTATCGACCAGATCCGCACGACGGCTCAGGATGCGTCCTTCAACGGCGTCAACCTGCTGAACGGCGACCAGCTCAAGCTGGTGTTCAACGAAACCGGCAAGTCGACCCTGAGCATCACCGGCGTCAACTTCAACCCGGCGGGCCTCGGTCTTGGTTCGCTGTCCGTTGGCACCGACTTCGTCGATAACGCGGCGACCAACAAGGTTCTGGCGTCTCTGAACACCGCCAGCACCACGCTGCGTTCGCAGGCATCGGCTTTGGGTTCGAACCTGTCGATCGTGCAGACCCGTCAGGACTTCTCGAAGAGCCTGATCAACGTGCTGCAGACCGGCTCGTCCAACCTGACGCTGGCCGACACCAACGAGGAAGCGGCGAACAGCCAGGCGCTGTCGACCCGCCAGTCGATCGCGGTGTCCGCGCTGTCGCTCGCCAACCAGTCGCAGCAGAGCGTTCTTCAGCTCCTGCGCTGATCTGGACTATACCGAACAAGCATCAGGCGGCGGGGGAAACCCCGCCGCTTTTTTTGTCCGTTGTGCCGCCGGCCGGGCAGGGCGGTTACATCATTAAGGCTTTGTAAAGGACGATATTTAAGCCGCTGTTAACCATAATTTAAACCGTGCCTCCTAAGAATTGGGGAAAGACGCCGTTCTCCATGCTGCACCTGCCGATTCGGGTTGTCGGCATTTCGCATACTTAAGGAAGGTACCATCATGTCCGACATCGTTCTCTCGGCGTCAGTTCGCCAGAATTTGCTGTCGCTTCAGGCAACGGCGGATTTGCTGGCAACCACCCAGAACCGGCTCGCAACGGGCAAGAAGGTCAATTCGGCGCTCGACAA is from Afipia massiliensis and encodes:
- a CDS encoding flagellar hook protein FlgL, with translation MTIEGVSGRTSYLGSAIINLKGQLDTLTQQLASGKKSITYAGLGVDAGVATGLRSQISGIASFSNTATVLNTRINIANLSLEGISSASSQVKAAAAGATLTLDNAGKTAGQKTAMAAFTQAIALLNTEVGGRYLFSGRATDTPATQPADVILKGSGTQAGLNQLIDERGQADGTTGLGRLVITSPSPTSVTIGEDFAGSPFGLKLSAITSTLTGATVTGPAPPAAPPGAPSEMSVDLGATNPADGEKVRFTFTLPDGTSETIELMASTTTPTPVGSFAIGADSTATAANLNAALNTAVGTLANTSLVAASAITASDNFFSSSPPLRVGGPPFNTATALVNGTPANTVSWYIGESGTDPARGTAVAGVDQSISVQYGARANEHAFVAALKNIAVYAAVTTNASNPNANGQLTALNSRIVDNLAVHPGTQSIQDIQADFAGAQAAIKTAKDRQIQTGAVAQSMLDSIQGINDNEVAAKILAFQTALQASYQTTASLYQMSLVKFL
- a CDS encoding flagellin; protein product: MSGIVLSSSVRQNLLSLQSTADLLSTTQTRLATGKKVNTALDNPTNFFTAAGLDARASDINNLLDGIGNGVQVIQAANTGISSLQKLVDTAKSIANQALQTPVGYTKSSVTSLATTGATASNLLGNPDTAATRSGTVVATLATGSDLSAAAGGGFANGDTLIVNGKTITFATGGVGAAASTTDATTGNVTINLANGAGPANTTTATLKSAIEGIVGAGSTFTIAANVATITAGNTTDSIVLGGSALSKLGLTAGTTAPTSTVTGKTLTIGATGGGTATNITFGTGTGQVSTLNQLNAALSANNLQASIDTTGKISITTSNDAASANIGTIGGTAAAFAGATAAAAVADPNSQATRTSLVNQYNNVIDQIRTTAQDASFNGVNLLNGDQLKLVFNETGKSTLSITGVNFNPAGLGLGSLSVGTDFVDNAATNKVLASLNTASTTLRSQASALGSNLSIVQTRQDFSKSLINVLQTGSSNLTLADTNEEAANSQALSTRQSIAVSALSLANQSQQSVLQLLR
- the flgK gene encoding flagellar hook-associated protein FlgK; the encoded protein is MGLSQALSTAMSGLRANQAAMSLVSSNVANAETPGYVRKTTNQVQMSTGTGVQTIGVNRTLNEYIQAQLRTETSGAYYASTRASFLNNLQSIYGDPGSSSTLEGSFNALTSALQALSTSPDSQSTRIGVINAAQSMAQQLNATSQGIQGLRNSAELGLTNAVSVANNALTQIASINRQLQGNPGQDASTAAMLDQRDQYITQLSQLMDVRVVPGNGDQVSVYTMSGVQLVGGSDAAQLSFNAQGTVTPNTQWNADPAKSSLGSISISYANGGSIDLISSGSIRSGAIAAYLELRDKSLVQAQAQVDQLAAAMASALSDRTTSGTAYPPATPAPPPGTPAGFDLDLSGLQSGNVVNFTYTDTITNTQHSISIIRVDDPSVLPLKDNATIDPKDKVLGVDFSGGMASVLTQLNAAFGSAGVQFSNPSGSTLRVLDDGAGGMADINAASVTKTATSLSGGGPELPLFTDGGHVYSGTITATGSQQTGLAGRITVNSGLLADPSRLVVYGPGTPAGDTTRSDYILSQLKSGSFSYSASTGVGSNATPYKGTLLGFTQQFTSLQGNVAASAQLLSDGQDVVLNTLQKKMDSVSGVDIDEEMANLLALQNAYSANARVMSTINTMFQSLMQVI
- the flbT gene encoding flagellar biosynthesis repressor FlbT, producing MALKVELKPHEKIIVGSCVITNTDQRAKFLIEGERLPVLREKDILTPDNADTPAKLIYLAVQLMYISHDPQEHHAVYFDVMRDFLSAVPSAASMVEEINNYILSGDYYRALKESKKLIAYEKRLIDQARGQNAGTIEAGFSSAA